One stretch of Caldinitratiruptor microaerophilus DNA includes these proteins:
- a CDS encoding GNAT family N-acetyltransferase, whose amino-acid sequence MSPESFRPPASVCRLRPARPEDRDRFWEWRNDPDVRRYSFHPEPISLSIHERWFTQSLRSPHRQLYVIEVDSAPAGSLRFDAKGEGEAEISIVIASGFRGMGVGAAVLKQAQKLAATLGYKRLFARVKVENIPSRRAFEKAGFQLIDQDHVACLYEAELTGVCPAG is encoded by the coding sequence GTGAGCCCGGAGTCTTTTCGCCCGCCGGCCAGCGTATGCCGGCTTCGCCCGGCCCGACCGGAAGATCGCGATCGCTTCTGGGAGTGGCGAAACGACCCGGATGTGCGCCGCTACTCGTTTCATCCTGAACCCATTTCGCTGTCCATCCACGAGAGATGGTTTACACAATCGCTTCGGTCTCCCCATCGCCAACTCTACGTGATCGAAGTCGATAGCGCGCCAGCAGGTAGTTTGCGGTTCGACGCGAAGGGTGAGGGTGAGGCCGAGATCAGTATTGTGATCGCCTCGGGGTTTCGTGGTATGGGAGTTGGGGCTGCAGTTTTGAAACAAGCACAGAAATTGGCCGCGACTTTGGGGTACAAACGATTGTTCGCCAGGGTGAAGGTAGAGAATATACCATCCCGTCGTGCTTTCGAAAAGGCGGGCTTTCAGTTGATCGACCAAGACCATGTAGCCTGTCTCTATGAGGCTGAATTGACTGGGGTGTGCCCTGCGGGATGA
- the pseC gene encoding UDP-4-amino-4,6-dideoxy-N-acetyl-beta-L-altrosamine transaminase — protein MIPYGRQWIDEDDIEAVARALRSDWLTTGPEVEAFERDLAEYTGARYAVVFSSGTAALHGAYFAAGIGPGDAILTSPVTFAATANAARFLGADVVFADVDRNTVNLDPASARERLDRRVKAIVPVDFAGHPADMDAFRQLASDTGSVLISDACHSLGATYRGRPVGMLADMTVFSFHPVKGITTGEGGAVVTDDRVFYRRLVQFRNHGIERDPEFMADYHGPWYHEMQLLGFNYRLTDIQCALGRSQLAKLPRFLDRRREIAARYTEAFERIEGVTVPAVMPDVQPAWHLYVLRLDPDLYDRRAVFEALRERGLGVQVHYIPVYWHPYYRSLGYARGLCPVAEDYYRRCISIPLYPALDESEVQYVIRSVRSVLEAHRK, from the coding sequence ATGATCCCTTATGGTCGCCAGTGGATCGACGAGGACGACATCGAGGCGGTTGCGCGGGCGCTCCGGTCGGACTGGCTCACCACAGGCCCGGAAGTTGAGGCCTTCGAGAGAGACCTGGCTGAGTATACGGGTGCGCGGTACGCCGTGGTCTTCAGTTCGGGAACCGCCGCGCTTCACGGCGCGTACTTCGCCGCGGGAATTGGCCCTGGTGACGCCATCTTGACGTCGCCTGTCACCTTCGCGGCGACAGCCAACGCGGCGCGATTTCTGGGAGCAGACGTTGTGTTTGCCGACGTGGACCGAAACACCGTGAACCTCGACCCGGCCTCTGCCAGAGAAAGGCTCGACCGCAGGGTGAAGGCGATCGTCCCCGTGGACTTTGCAGGCCACCCCGCCGATATGGACGCGTTTCGGCAGCTCGCCTCGGACACAGGTTCGGTGCTGATCTCCGACGCCTGTCACTCGCTTGGGGCGACGTACCGGGGGCGGCCCGTCGGGATGCTGGCCGACATGACCGTGTTCAGCTTTCACCCCGTCAAGGGCATTACCACCGGCGAAGGCGGGGCGGTCGTGACGGATGACCGGGTGTTCTACCGCCGCCTGGTTCAGTTCCGCAACCACGGGATCGAACGGGATCCGGAATTCATGGCGGATTACCACGGGCCGTGGTACCACGAGATGCAACTGCTCGGCTTCAACTATCGCCTCACCGACATCCAGTGTGCTTTGGGGAGGAGTCAGCTGGCGAAGCTTCCGCGCTTTCTCGATCGGCGAAGGGAAATCGCCGCGCGGTACACGGAGGCGTTCGAGCGTATCGAGGGGGTCACAGTGCCCGCTGTGATGCCGGACGTGCAGCCTGCGTGGCACCTCTACGTGTTGCGGCTGGACCCGGACTTGTACGACCGGCGCGCGGTGTTCGAGGCGCTCCGGGAGCGTGGGCTCGGGGTGCAGGTGCACTACATCCCCGTGTACTGGCACCCGTACTATCGCAGCCTGGGTTACGCCCGTGGACTGTGTCCGGTTGCCGAGGACTACTACCGCCGGTGCATTTCCATCCCACTCTATCCCGCTCTCGACGAGTCCGAGGTGCAGTACGTGATCCGTTCCGTCCGCAGTGTCTTGGAGGCCCATCGCAAGTGA
- the hpf gene encoding ribosome hibernation-promoting factor, HPF/YfiA family — protein MDVAVYGRNIEVTAALRDYVTKKLSKLDKLITAPQGAKVAMSVERGRHIVEVTIPVKEGFLLRGEEASDSMYASIDLVLEKLEKQVKRYKARWDRKRAEPSADLAAMAGAEAGPAGAEAAGDEWASPDEDRIVRVKRFAMKPQTVAEAIMQMNLLGHDFYVFANAETDRFSVVYRRKDGNYGLIEPER, from the coding sequence ATGGACGTCGCCGTGTACGGCCGGAACATCGAGGTTACGGCCGCCCTGCGGGACTACGTGACGAAGAAGCTGAGCAAGCTCGACAAGCTCATCACCGCACCCCAGGGCGCCAAGGTCGCGATGAGTGTCGAGCGCGGCCGGCACATCGTCGAGGTCACCATCCCGGTGAAGGAAGGTTTCCTGCTCCGGGGTGAAGAAGCGTCCGACAGCATGTACGCCTCCATCGACCTGGTCCTGGAGAAGCTGGAGAAGCAGGTGAAGCGCTACAAGGCCCGGTGGGACCGCAAGCGGGCGGAGCCGTCCGCCGACCTGGCCGCGATGGCCGGGGCCGAGGCCGGGCCGGCGGGCGCCGAGGCGGCCGGCGACGAGTGGGCGTCGCCCGACGAGGACCGCATCGTGCGGGTGAAGCGCTTCGCCATGAAGCCGCAGACGGTGGCGGAGGCCATCATGCAGATGAACCTGCTGGGCCACGACTTCTACGTCTTCGCGAACGCGGAGACGGACCGGTTCAGCGTGGTGTACCGGCGCAAGGACGGGAACTACGGGCTCATCGAGCCGGAACGGTAG
- the rfbB gene encoding dTDP-glucose 4,6-dehydratase, with translation MARRILVTGGAGFIGSNFIRYVLDRHPDWRVVNLDLLTYAGNPANLRDVEGHPGYRFVHGDIGDMGLVRALLAEEAPDAVVHFAAESHVDRSIAGPEVFVRTNVLGTQVLLEAVRQEIARREAAGPAVGPAGPRAARGAAPDGGRPGLLFVQVSTDEVYGSLGPTGLFTEETPLAPNSPYSASKAGADLLVRAYHHTYGLPAIITRCSNNYGPYQYPEKLIPFFITRALADEYLPVYGDGLNVRDWLYVEDHCAALELVLLHGRPGEVYNIGGGNERTNLEITRRILAELGKPESLIRFVPDRPGHDRRYAMDTTKIRRELGWEPRHGFEEGLRRTIEWYLTHREWWEPLQRRQVASRE, from the coding sequence ATGGCGCGGCGCATCCTGGTGACGGGCGGGGCGGGGTTCATCGGCAGCAACTTCATCCGGTACGTGCTGGACCGTCACCCGGACTGGCGGGTGGTGAACCTCGACCTCCTGACCTACGCCGGCAACCCGGCGAACCTGCGGGACGTGGAGGGCCATCCGGGGTACCGGTTCGTGCACGGGGACATCGGCGACATGGGCCTGGTGCGGGCGCTCCTGGCGGAGGAGGCGCCCGACGCGGTGGTGCACTTCGCCGCCGAGTCGCACGTGGACCGGAGCATCGCCGGGCCGGAGGTGTTCGTGCGCACCAACGTGCTGGGGACGCAGGTGCTGCTGGAGGCGGTGCGGCAGGAGATCGCCCGGCGGGAGGCGGCCGGCCCGGCGGTGGGGCCGGCGGGGCCACGGGCGGCCCGGGGTGCAGCCCCGGACGGCGGCCGGCCGGGGCTGCTCTTCGTCCAGGTGTCGACGGACGAGGTGTACGGGTCGCTGGGCCCGACGGGCCTCTTCACGGAGGAGACGCCGCTGGCGCCGAACAGCCCGTACTCGGCCAGCAAGGCGGGGGCGGACTTGCTGGTGCGGGCCTACCACCACACGTACGGGCTGCCGGCGATCATCACCCGCTGCTCGAACAACTACGGGCCGTACCAGTACCCGGAGAAGCTGATCCCGTTCTTCATCACCCGGGCGCTGGCGGACGAGTACCTGCCGGTGTACGGGGACGGTCTGAACGTGCGGGACTGGCTGTACGTGGAGGACCACTGTGCGGCGCTGGAGCTCGTGCTGCTGCACGGCCGGCCGGGGGAGGTCTACAACATCGGGGGTGGGAACGAGCGGACGAACCTGGAGATCACCCGGCGGATCCTGGCGGAGCTGGGCAAGCCGGAGTCGCTGATCCGGTTCGTCCCCGACCGCCCGGGGCACGACCGGCGGTATGCGATGGACACGACGAAGATCCGGCGGGAGCTGGGGTGGGAGCCCCGGCACGGGTTCGAGGAGGGGCTCCGGCGGACGATCGAGTGGTACCTGACCCACCGGGAGTGGTGGGAGCCCCTTCAGAGGCGTCAGGTCGCCAGCAGGGAGTGA
- a CDS encoding flagellin N-terminal helical domain-containing protein has protein sequence MRIQNNISALFAQNRLAQTNAALDKNLERLSSGYRINRAGDDAAGLAISEKMRGQIRGLQMAQKNALDGISLIQTAEGALNVTHSILQRMRELAVQAANDTNTTADRTKIEDELRQLQAELTRIANQTEFNTQKLLNGNFKNKLFHIGANSGQAITLNINTMTATALGITTTKLDIDAGTAGAQQARADDLITTVENAINKVSTERSSLGAVQNRLEHTISNLQTAAENLTAAESRIRDVDVAAEMVQFTKNQILQQAGTAMLAQANLRPQSILQLLQ, from the coding sequence ATGCGGATCCAGAACAACATCAGCGCCCTGTTCGCCCAGAACCGGCTCGCCCAGACGAACGCGGCTCTGGACAAGAACCTGGAGCGCCTCTCGTCGGGCTACCGAATCAACCGGGCAGGGGACGACGCCGCCGGGCTGGCGATCTCCGAGAAGATGCGGGGCCAGATCCGGGGCCTGCAGATGGCTCAGAAGAACGCGCTCGATGGAATCTCGCTGATCCAAACCGCTGAGGGCGCCCTCAACGTGACCCACAGCATCCTCCAGCGCATGCGGGAACTGGCCGTACAGGCAGCCAACGATACCAACACAACGGCAGATCGGACAAAGATTGAGGATGAACTCAGGCAGTTGCAGGCAGAACTCACCCGGATTGCGAATCAGACGGAGTTCAACACGCAAAAGCTGTTAAACGGTAACTTCAAGAACAAGCTGTTCCACATCGGAGCCAACTCGGGTCAAGCCATCACTCTGAACATCAACACGATGACTGCGACGGCGCTGGGTATCACGACCACGAAACTTGACATTGATGCTGGTACGGCCGGCGCCCAGCAGGCCCGGGCGGATGACCTGATCACCACTGTCGAGAACGCCATCAACAAGGTTTCTACGGAGCGTTCGAGCCTCGGCGCGGTGCAGAACCGCCTCGAGCACACGATCTCCAACCTGCAGACCGCAGCCGAGAACCTGACCGCCGCCGAGTCCCGCATCCGCGACGTCGACGTGGCGGCGGAGATGGTCCAGTTCACCAAGAACCAGATCCTGCAGCAGGCGGGCACCGCGATGCTGGCCCAGGCCAACCTGCGGCCGCAGTCCATCCTCCAGCTCCTGCAGTAA
- a CDS encoding DUF4268 domain-containing protein, with amino-acid sequence MPEFGVIKKVNPREVWPGEAADFTPWLAENLSELGAVLGMELELEQREAPVGGFSADILARDVSRNRMVVIENQFGVTNHDHLGKLLTYAAGYDAATVIWIAEEIREEHRQALDWLNQRTDENVEFFGVIVEVLRIDDSRPAPQFRPVAFPNEWQKATRSARPAPTERGARYQRFFQAVIDDLRRRHGFTGIRTALPQSWVAFSSGVAGVSYGLSFAWGDRVRADVYIDRGDAEWNTRVFEALRARRDEVERQLGRPLEWEPLEGRRACRIAAYRAGSIDADEATLAGIREWAVATLADLKRVFGPLLKDIAG; translated from the coding sequence GTGCCGGAATTCGGCGTCATCAAGAAGGTGAACCCGCGCGAGGTGTGGCCGGGGGAGGCTGCGGACTTCACCCCCTGGCTGGCGGAGAACCTGTCCGAGCTCGGCGCCGTACTCGGCATGGAGCTTGAGCTCGAGCAGCGGGAGGCACCGGTCGGTGGCTTCTCGGCGGACATCCTGGCCCGCGACGTGTCCCGGAATCGGATGGTCGTGATCGAGAACCAGTTCGGGGTCACGAATCACGACCACCTGGGGAAGTTGCTGACGTACGCCGCCGGCTACGACGCGGCCACGGTCATCTGGATCGCCGAGGAGATCCGCGAGGAGCACCGGCAGGCGCTAGACTGGTTGAACCAGCGGACGGACGAAAACGTGGAGTTCTTCGGCGTGATCGTCGAGGTGCTGCGGATCGACGACTCCCGGCCGGCGCCGCAGTTCCGCCCCGTCGCCTTCCCGAACGAGTGGCAGAAGGCAACCCGGTCCGCCCGGCCCGCCCCGACGGAGCGGGGGGCCCGGTACCAGCGGTTCTTCCAGGCGGTGATCGACGATCTCCGGCGCCGCCACGGGTTCACCGGCATCCGGACGGCCCTCCCGCAGAGCTGGGTCGCTTTCTCCTCGGGTGTGGCGGGCGTGTCGTACGGTCTCAGCTTCGCGTGGGGCGACCGGGTGCGCGCCGACGTGTACATCGACCGGGGCGATGCGGAGTGGAATACCCGGGTATTTGAGGCGTTGCGGGCGCGAAGAGACGAGGTGGAGCGGCAGTTGGGCCGGCCGCTGGAGTGGGAGCCGCTCGAAGGGCGGCGGGCGTGCCGGATCGCCGCGTACCGTGCCGGAAGCATCGACGCCGACGAGGCCACGCTCGCAGGCATCCGGGAGTGGGCGGTCGCCACCCTGGCGGACCTCAAGCGTGTCTTCGGTCCCCTGCTGAAGGACATCGCCGGGTAG
- a CDS encoding coiled-coil domain-containing protein, with translation MADSPGINWEERYLDQIQARLDSLDRGQEELRAALSALRAELRTDIAGLRTELRDEMSGLRAELKAEMSSQRAELKAEMSGLRSEISGVRTELQDEVSGVRTDLKTEVSVLRGEIRALSRQIWGLAVGILVTVVSVWLKGAI, from the coding sequence GTGGCGGATTCGCCTGGAATCAATTGGGAGGAGCGGTATCTGGACCAGATCCAGGCGCGGCTCGATAGCCTCGATCGCGGCCAGGAGGAACTTCGTGCGGCGTTGTCGGCTCTGCGCGCGGAGCTGAGGACCGACATCGCGGGGCTGCGTACCGAGCTCAGGGACGAGATGTCCGGCCTGCGGGCGGAGCTGAAGGCCGAGATGTCCAGCCAGCGGGCGGAGCTGAAGGCCGAGATGTCCGGCCTGAGGAGCGAGATCTCCGGCGTGCGTACGGAGCTCCAGGACGAGGTCTCCGGCGTCCGGACGGACCTGAAGACCGAGGTCTCCGTCCTGCGCGGAGAGATCCGGGCTCTGTCGAGGCAGATCTGGGGCCTCGCCGTCGGTATCCTGGTGACCGTCGTGTCCGTATGGCTGAAGGGTGCCATCTGA
- the pseB gene encoding UDP-N-acetylglucosamine 4,6-dehydratase (inverting) produces the protein MLDGKVILITGGTGSFGRRFVETVLREHQPKKVIVFSRDELKQYEMAREFADPRLRFFIGDVRDRDRLYRAFQGVDYVVHAAALKQVPACEYNPFEAIKTNVLGAQNVIDAAIDSGVQRVIALSSDKAANPINLYGATKLCSDKLFVAGNAYVGDRPTRFSVVRYGNVVGSRGSVVPLFLKLRETGRIPITDPRMTRFWITLDQGVRFVIASLERMHGGEIFVPKLPSMNIMDLARAIAPGCDYEFTGIRPGEKLHEVMIPEDDARHAVELDDFYVILPELSFWSSGNWREGRPLPEGFVYASNTNSWWLSEDALKQLLSSSADTVVQST, from the coding sequence ATGCTGGATGGAAAGGTTATCCTGATCACCGGCGGTACTGGTTCCTTCGGACGGCGTTTCGTCGAGACCGTTCTGCGGGAGCACCAGCCGAAGAAAGTGATCGTTTTCAGCCGGGACGAACTTAAGCAGTACGAGATGGCAAGGGAGTTCGCGGACCCCCGTCTGCGCTTCTTCATCGGCGACGTGCGGGACCGGGACCGCCTTTATCGGGCTTTTCAGGGCGTGGACTACGTGGTGCACGCCGCAGCGCTGAAGCAGGTTCCGGCGTGCGAGTACAATCCCTTTGAGGCGATCAAGACGAACGTGCTCGGCGCGCAGAACGTGATCGACGCCGCCATCGACAGCGGCGTCCAGCGCGTGATTGCACTCAGCAGCGACAAGGCAGCCAATCCAATTAATCTTTATGGCGCCACGAAGCTCTGCTCGGACAAGCTGTTCGTCGCGGGAAACGCATATGTGGGCGACCGCCCAACCCGGTTCAGCGTTGTCCGCTACGGAAACGTGGTCGGAAGCCGGGGTAGTGTGGTACCACTCTTCCTCAAGCTACGGGAGACAGGAAGGATCCCCATCACCGACCCGAGGATGACGCGCTTCTGGATCACACTCGACCAAGGGGTTCGCTTTGTCATCGCCAGCCTGGAACGAATGCACGGCGGCGAGATCTTCGTACCCAAGCTGCCGAGCATGAACATCATGGATCTTGCGCGGGCCATCGCACCGGGCTGTGACTACGAGTTCACCGGGATCCGGCCCGGCGAAAAGCTGCATGAAGTCATGATCCCGGAAGACGACGCGCGTCATGCGGTCGAGTTGGACGATTTCTACGTGATCTTGCCTGAACTGAGCTTCTGGTCGAGCGGGAACTGGCGGGAAGGACGCCCGCTGCCGGAAGGATTCGTGTACGCGAGCAACACCAACTCGTGGTGGCTCTCGGAGGACGCTCTGAAACAACTGCTTAGCTCGTCTGCCGACACGGTAGTGCAGTCCACGTGA
- a CDS encoding glucose-1-phosphate thymidylyltransferase produces the protein MYSIEALREAGITDFRIVVGDTAPEVMAAVGDGSRWGIRVTYLRQDAPRGLAHAVHIAEDFMAGEPFVMFLGDNVLKGGVADFVRRFRETRPDALILLSRVPDAQRFGVAELRDGRVVRLVEKPEVPPSDLALVGVYLFNHRIFEAVRVIKPSWRGELEITDAIQQLVDWGYTVEPHLVEGWWKDTGKPEDVLEANRLLLDTIEPRVEGEVDASELSGRVRIGAGTRVVRSVVRGPVVIGEGCEIEDAYIGPFTSIGDRCRVRGSEVENSVILEGCVIDRVGVRIDGSLLGRGVVLERAPDRPRAISLVLGDQSRARIV, from the coding sequence TTGTACTCCATCGAAGCGCTGCGGGAGGCCGGCATCACCGACTTCCGGATCGTCGTCGGGGACACGGCCCCGGAGGTCATGGCGGCGGTCGGCGACGGATCCCGCTGGGGCATCCGGGTCACCTACCTCCGCCAGGACGCGCCCCGGGGGCTGGCGCATGCCGTGCACATCGCCGAGGACTTCATGGCCGGCGAGCCCTTCGTCATGTTCCTGGGCGACAACGTGCTGAAGGGCGGCGTGGCGGACTTCGTGCGCCGGTTCCGGGAGACCCGGCCCGACGCCCTCATCCTCCTCAGCCGGGTGCCGGACGCGCAGCGGTTCGGGGTGGCCGAGCTCCGGGACGGCCGGGTGGTGCGGCTGGTGGAGAAGCCGGAGGTGCCGCCGAGCGACCTCGCCCTGGTGGGGGTGTACCTCTTCAACCACCGCATCTTCGAGGCCGTCCGGGTCATCAAACCCTCTTGGCGGGGGGAGCTGGAGATCACGGACGCCATCCAGCAGCTGGTGGACTGGGGCTACACGGTGGAGCCGCACCTGGTCGAGGGCTGGTGGAAGGACACGGGCAAGCCGGAGGACGTGCTGGAGGCGAACCGGCTGCTGCTGGACACGATCGAGCCCCGGGTGGAGGGGGAGGTCGACGCTTCGGAGCTGTCGGGGCGCGTGCGGATCGGCGCGGGAACCCGGGTGGTGCGGAGCGTGGTGCGGGGACCCGTGGTGATCGGCGAGGGGTGCGAGATCGAGGACGCGTACATCGGCCCGTTCACGTCGATCGGGGACCGGTGCAGGGTGCGGGGCAGCGAGGTGGAGAACAGCGTGATCCTGGAGGGCTGCGTGATCGACCGCGTGGGGGTGCGGATCGACGGCAGCCTCCTGGGCCGGGGCGTGGTGCTGGAGCGGGCGCCGGACCGGCCGCGGGCGATCAGCCTGGTCCTGGGGGACCAGAGCCGGGCCCGGATCGTGTAG
- a CDS encoding dTDP-4-dehydrorhamnose 3,5-epimerase family protein: MEPKPVEPRKFRAVSRERIDGVKVKPLRVIPDERGRLMEMLRADDEIFIRFGQVYMTTAYPGVVKAWHYHRKQWDHFVVVKGMMKVVLYDDREGSPTRGVVNEFFLGEHNPVLLQIPPLVYHGFKCIGETEAICINVTTEPYNHADPDEYRVDPHENDIPYDWARRDG; this comes from the coding sequence TTGGAGCCGAAACCCGTGGAGCCCCGGAAGTTCCGCGCCGTGAGCCGGGAGCGGATCGACGGCGTGAAGGTGAAGCCGCTCCGGGTGATCCCCGACGAGCGGGGACGGCTCATGGAGATGCTGCGGGCGGACGACGAGATCTTCATCCGGTTCGGCCAGGTCTACATGACCACGGCCTACCCCGGCGTGGTCAAGGCCTGGCACTATCACCGCAAGCAGTGGGACCACTTCGTGGTGGTCAAGGGCATGATGAAGGTCGTGCTCTACGACGACCGCGAGGGCTCGCCCACGCGGGGCGTGGTGAACGAGTTCTTCCTGGGCGAGCACAACCCGGTGCTGCTCCAGATCCCGCCCCTGGTGTACCACGGCTTCAAGTGCATCGGCGAGACGGAGGCCATCTGCATCAACGTCACCACGGAGCCGTACAACCACGCCGACCCCGACGAGTACCGGGTGGACCCGCACGAGAACGACATCCCGTACGACTGGGCGCGGCGGGACGGGTGA
- a CDS encoding N-acetylneuraminate synthase family protein — translation MIAEAGANHNRDKGIAFKLIDVAAEAGADAVKFQTYSAETLYSKKTPRFKYLEKVSHKETWELIKEIELPREWQAELAEYARTRGIDFLSTPFDYAAVDELDALGVPAFKIASFELVDLPLIQYAAAKGRPMILSTGMATYGEIEEALAACREVGNGNVILLQCASLYPAPAHLANLRAMVTMRRAFGVPTGFSDHTEGVAVATAAAALGAVVIEKHFTLDRRLPGPDHPFALEPDELRAMVSAIRQVEKALGHGRKEGPAPEEAEMHRLARRSLVAARDLPAGTVLTREMLTVKRPGYGIPPRDISKVVGRRLAVNVEADEVLEWSMFQ, via the coding sequence GTGATCGCAGAAGCGGGCGCTAACCACAACCGCGACAAAGGCATCGCGTTCAAACTGATTGACGTGGCCGCGGAGGCGGGGGCTGATGCCGTCAAGTTCCAGACGTACTCCGCGGAGACCTTGTATTCGAAGAAAACCCCTAGGTTTAAGTACCTCGAAAAGGTGAGTCACAAGGAGACGTGGGAGCTGATCAAGGAGATCGAGCTTCCTCGTGAGTGGCAAGCCGAGCTGGCAGAGTACGCGCGGACCCGGGGAATTGACTTTCTGTCAACACCGTTTGATTACGCCGCAGTGGACGAACTGGATGCCCTGGGAGTGCCTGCATTCAAGATTGCATCGTTTGAGCTAGTAGACCTTCCTCTAATCCAGTACGCGGCCGCCAAGGGGCGCCCAATGATCCTCTCCACCGGCATGGCCACGTATGGCGAGATTGAGGAAGCGTTGGCTGCTTGCCGTGAGGTCGGAAACGGGAATGTCATCCTGTTGCAGTGCGCATCCCTTTACCCGGCTCCCGCTCATCTTGCCAACCTGAGGGCCATGGTCACCATGCGGCGGGCGTTCGGTGTGCCGACAGGCTTCTCGGACCACACGGAGGGTGTAGCGGTTGCTACCGCGGCAGCAGCGCTGGGAGCTGTAGTGATTGAAAAACACTTCACGCTTGATCGCCGACTACCAGGGCCTGACCACCCGTTTGCCCTGGAACCGGACGAACTCCGTGCCATGGTTAGCGCAATCCGCCAAGTGGAGAAAGCCCTGGGCCACGGTCGCAAAGAAGGTCCGGCCCCTGAAGAGGCTGAGATGCATCGTCTTGCCAGGAGGAGCTTGGTCGCCGCAAGGGACCTGCCGGCAGGAACAGTTCTCACGCGGGAGATGTTGACTGTGAAGCGCCCCGGCTATGGGATTCCGCCACGGGACATCTCCAAAGTGGTGGGAAGGCGACTTGCCGTCAACGTTGAGGCGGATGAGGTACTGGAATGGAGCATGTTCCAGTGA
- a CDS encoding glycosyltransferase family protein gives MHFHPTLSRSRRVRGAVRDPFRPQCLGGPSQVRTERPPGGPRRRIIAIVQARMGSTRLPGKVLLPLLGEPILSHIVQRLQRSAFLDAIVVATSRAPADEPIAALALDHGVPCVRGSEEDVLDRYVEAARCADAQHVVRITGDCPFVDPDVVDRLIEEHLRSLADYTSNTLSRSFPHGADVEVFTRQALETAAAEANRPWEREHVTPFLWTRPERFHLHNVVATPPLDHPEYRITVDTEEDYMLARAVYETLGSNRFSLVDVIMLFDRYPWLPYINRHVTQKVVITERDPDRALAQECLEAARWAERQDLHRVAALLRAEAERRMDKTR, from the coding sequence GTGCATTTCCATCCCACTCTATCCCGCTCTCGACGAGTCCGAGGTGCAGTACGTGATCCGTTCCGTCCGCAGTGTCTTGGAGGCCCATCGCAAGTGAGAACGGAACGCCCCCCCGGGGGGCCACGAAGGCGCATCATCGCCATCGTGCAGGCACGGATGGGGTCTACGCGCTTGCCTGGTAAAGTGCTTCTCCCTCTCCTCGGCGAACCGATATTGAGTCACATCGTGCAGCGGCTACAGAGGTCGGCATTCCTCGATGCAATCGTGGTTGCTACATCACGGGCTCCGGCGGACGAGCCGATTGCCGCTCTCGCACTGGATCACGGAGTCCCGTGCGTTCGCGGGAGCGAAGAGGACGTTCTCGATCGGTACGTGGAGGCGGCCCGGTGTGCCGATGCCCAGCACGTTGTGCGGATCACAGGAGACTGCCCGTTTGTTGACCCTGACGTTGTGGATCGGTTGATCGAGGAGCACTTGCGTTCGCTTGCCGATTACACGTCCAATACGTTATCCCGTTCCTTTCCTCACGGGGCTGACGTGGAGGTCTTCACACGCCAGGCTCTCGAGACAGCTGCCGCCGAGGCCAATCGGCCTTGGGAGCGGGAGCACGTCACGCCATTCCTCTGGACACGCCCCGAGCGGTTTCATCTTCATAACGTGGTGGCGACCCCACCGCTCGATCATCCCGAATACCGCATCACGGTGGATACTGAGGAAGATTACATGCTGGCCCGTGCGGTCTACGAAACCCTGGGGTCGAATCGCTTCTCCCTTGTCGACGTGATCATGTTGTTTGACCGTTATCCGTGGCTGCCATACATCAACCGGCACGTCACGCAGAAGGTCGTGATCACGGAGCGGGACCCTGACCGGGCTCTCGCTCAGGAGTGTCTCGAGGCGGCCCGTTGGGCCGAGCGGCAAGATCTCCACCGCGTAGCAGCGCTCTTGCGGGCCGAGGCAGAAAGGAGGATGGACAAGACCCGTTAG
- a CDS encoding flagellar protein FlaG — protein sequence MPRPLEGAAVAVEGSVAAESESGVALESAVSRLNETARIFDRTFRFHVDEDSGRIVVRVFNSVTGELIGQIPPEEVLRVAAGIREFLGLLLDRYA from the coding sequence GTGCCGCGGCCGCTGGAAGGGGCGGCCGTCGCCGTCGAAGGGTCCGTAGCGGCCGAGTCTGAATCCGGGGTTGCTCTGGAAAGCGCGGTCTCCCGCCTCAACGAGACGGCGCGGATCTTTGACCGCACGTTCCGGTTTCACGTCGATGAGGACTCAGGGCGCATCGTGGTGCGGGTCTTCAACTCGGTGACCGGCGAGCTCATCGGCCAGATCCCTCCCGAAGAAGTGCTGCGCGTGGCGGCAGGCATCCGCGAGTTCCTGGGGCTCTTGCTCGACCGGTACGCCTAA